ttcGTGTTCGCTCCTGTGATCCTCCATAAATCCTATCATCTCTAATCACACTTACCTTTCTCTCTTCATAATATTACTCTTTGTAGTGAGTAGTTGCCAAATTCCCATCTCTCAAAGCTTACTTGGAGTTGTGTTCTCATGGTAGGTTAACTTTTCTATTTCTTCAATTATATACCAGCTTAAGTAGTGAATCTCTCACTTTCATCTCCGTTGATTCATTATACGTTCATACCCGATTCCTTATACTTGTGGCTTGAACTCCATCTTGGCTCTTGTACATGTTTAAAATCACTGGTTCTTTCTATAGATATTAATGATGGATGAAGGAAATAATTGAATTATGGTATGAAATTGTGTTATTTTGTTTACATCTGgggtaattaaataaattgtgTCTGTTGCGGAATTCAGAAACCGGCATGGTTGGATGCGCTTTACGCAGAGAAATTCTTCGTGGGATGTCCGTACCATGAGACGGCAAAGAAAAACGAGAAGAACGTGTGTTGTCTTGATTGTTGCATCAGTCTCTGTCCTCACTGTGTACCCTCACATAGATATCACAGACTCCTTCAGGTTCGCCGCTATGTGTATCACGAGGTTATTCGGCTTGAAGATCTTCAAAAACTCATCGACTGCTCTAACGTTCAAGTAAGCGATGTATTCGTAATcttagtacatatatatatgtgtgtgtattttccgctcatataaatttatatcgATTATAAAATTCGATTGGGATGAACTGGACAGGCTTATACAATAAATAGTGCCAAAGTGGTGTTCATCAAGAAGAGACCACAGAATAGACAATTCAAAGGAGCTGGTAACTACTGCACTTCATGTGACCGAAGTCTTCAAGAACCTTTTATCCATTGCTCACTGGGCTGTAAGGTTACTTCATCTAACCTTTAGTTCTATTTAATATAAGACTCAATTCTGCTCATTTTATGATTCTCATCAGTTCTCAGATCACTTAGCAAAACTATTTATTTCTCATCACCTCTCACTTCGCAAAACTATTTTGTTCTGATACCTGTGTTTAAATACTTACATGTATAAGTATGTCAGTCTGACTTTAGAGTttagtttctgatttttttttaaatgagttGACTCATTTCTATGTATTAAATGAAAATTGGTTCGAACTTTTCCTGAATCGAGTTTTGTTTTTCAGATTATCTAAATGTAATTAAGCAAAAGTACGGACCATCGGTTTAAGTATTTTAAATCCGCCAATTTTGTTAGTTTCCAGAGTGATgttctattatttttaacaaaaaagatTGTGAAaggattaaaaaatatataggaCGACTAAAATAACCTAATTATagtaaaatattcaatttaaatatataaatatatttttggatttcgaaatcttttctttgaaatatgtattagtttcaaaacatcaagaaaataAGTAATTAGTTggctattatttatttaaaatattttgataactttataatttgtttactcACACCTTACCGTTAGAACTTATGTGTGGCACAAAGATTTTAGGACACAACCACGCTTCAAATTCCTGTTATGTTCCACTTTGTAATATatcatgttataaaaaaattaccgTGAATGCACAAGCACACACATAcgttcatacatatatatatataatttgattatcGTACACATATAAGCTTTTCGAGCATACATAGAATTTAAAAGGTAGAAAAGTAAAAGatgtattatttataataaaaggTCTTGTTTAATATACATGTAGGTGGAGTTCGTGATGAAACGTTACAGGGATATAACTCCATTCATAAAGCCATGTCACACTCTTACCCTAGGTCCTGACTACATCATCCCACAAGACTTACACGCAGATGATAATATGGCTGCCTACGAGACTCCACGATCAACGGTCGTAGACGGTGATGATTCCATGAGCTGGTCGTCGACTTCCTCCGAACTAGGAGATGCTGCGACCACCACCCATGTCGTTAGGAAAAAGCGAACTGGTTTCTGCTTCTGTGCCAAATCGGCTAATAGTTATAAAGCAGTTTCGGAGGATCCTGACGATATTTCCAATTGCATCAATCGGCGCAAAGGCATTCCTCAACGATCTCCTCTCTGTTAAagttctcttttatttttttgcttttgttttctaaatcttctttttagtttattttcaccaTATAGTCTTGTGTTACATGTATGGATTGTTGTCTCTCAATCTAATAAAGTTTATAATCAATCATTTATTGTTACCTTGATAAGTTTGATTACGTATAGGGTACTTTCGCACATCTTAAAAGGAAAAAGGTGAGAAatgaattaattaattagtttgacaaaaaagaatcaaactaattaattaattaacagtTGGTCAGTGAATAAAGGATTCACCTTCCCAGTTACTACTATACTTGTCTTCTTGTTAATAGCCGAAAATTTAAAAGTTCATGCTTTTATGAATATTTCCTCTTTTTCATACCACAATAAGCAAAATGACGTCATTTGGTTCAACCATGGTTTTTAGCGACTAATTAACTCCATTTTAAGATCTGTTAATTTACTTAACAACATGTCTAATTTGGTAAGTCAACAatagtttaggatttaagatGAAAgtcaaaaaaacaatttgatgtTTTAAATTGCCTACGAGAAAGTTGATGCATTAAATGGTCCAAATGTAAACGTTGAggtttttattacatttttccCTGTTTAGTTTGGCTCGgtcaatataattttatatattttttgattgaCATAGTGTTCGGATTTCTTCAAAAAATGGTGTAAGTTCAATATGTTTCTGCTCGTTGAAAGTAGGTTCTATTCTTGATGAATGCACTTGGAATTTTCAGTTCCATGGCAATGGTACTAAGCAATAAGAAGTAGTTCCGGAATGCCATTGCAGACTGAAAGATGATGTATATTAGCCAGTTTTCTAAAAATTGGTATAGGTAGCGTTAAAGACGTCGTCGGacctaaacaaaataatttttataaacatttttttttcaaaaagtcgGTCTAAGTATTTAGTAAATTAGTATAGGCATCCGCAAAATCAATAATCTTCTATAAATTGTTTAGCTACTACCTGGCGAGTTTTTGAATACTCATATTAGCTATTCAAATTTTTAACTCCAATGACGACAATCAAAACATTACGAGCATTAGTTCTTAAAAAGAATAGGAGGATTTTAGTGATATAAatagcaaaatatttttttaaattctctCTACATATGCCGCCATACAAAACTCACAGATATTCTGAAACACTCCAACATGAAGTCAGCACTTATCCCTTTTAAGACACACCAATCCTACATCGGTTACTTATTCTATCGATACTAGATGCCTGTGGCTGATTCAGAAATCACCAAAacataagttacaaaaaaaaaaaagaaatcaccaAAACATAGTATTAATATCAGAACTCTAAAATAAACATTAAGTGTTTGATTGAATGGAAGGTTGTGCAATATgctataatatttatgtttgtaTTCAGTTTGTGTAATTATGTGTACATAAGATACTAAATatgagtaaataataaattaacttaacacaatttataataatacttaaataaattataataatatgtatataaatttaatattttattacatttataaattactaaaaatacttttattatgaaaatagttaataatataactttttatatagcttatttttaatttgtatagtATTTTGGATCATTTTTATCCATTTTCACattcacatatatttttgaCGGTTAGATTTGCTTAATCCATATTTGTACCGTTAGATCTATTTGATCCATTTATCTACTTTTGTTTCACTCAATCTATTTGATCCTCAATGCTTAAACTTCTTTTTCATCAGGAGCttaaaaattctgaattttCTGACGGGATTAAAATGTAAAGAATATTGTGGCAGAATACAAAGGAGAAGGTGATGACATCGGATCCTCTGCGTTGCACGTGAGGCACTGATCCATTGATCTTTTCCCTCTTTCATTTTACATTGTCCTACATTTCCCTTTTTTAAAGATTCTTCTACTGAAAGGATGAAAGATAACAAAAGAAGTACCGGGCCTAGTCCAGTGTTTTGCTTGTCATACATTTGCtgttttcttttaattgttTATCTCCTTTTTGGGGTTCGTAAAATTGTATGGTTAAAGTTTGAGTCCACGTGCCATGTACTTTTACCGAATTGGTCGGTTCTGACTTATGTGAATTTACGCTGAATTAACAGATTTTTTGTCTGTTTTAAGTTGAGTGTTTTCAGTATTAAAAGAACAACGATTGTTAGGTTGAACAGTATTCTGTGGTTATAAAATTAGCGTTCattaattattgttattatgccaaaaaaaaaaattattgttattaaaaattatgaacCAAACAGGCTGAACACGTTTTGGCATGAATATGAAAATAGAAGGATGTTTTCCTATTCGGACCGCATTTCCAACCTTTATAGCGGTCAAAAATATTCCTAGCCTTGATTTAAGTATTTTATGTGATTatcaaaacattttcaaaacattttctaCCAAAATATGGTTAAAATGTGGTAGGAAATTCAATGTCAATGATTATATAGTtgccaaaaatcgaatttattttgttcaaaaattctatagaaaaataattatttatagccATATTATATTTGCTTTAAGTTTAGTGTTTATGTATACAATAACATGTAGAACAGTAAAAAACTCActtatttctaaaaataaatattaacattatatatgatttttattttttttttttttttgatgaaatttgaaatttattgatcaacaatttgaaatttttacaaACGATTAAAAGTTGTTAAATGTCTAAGGTGCATACGAGAAACAAATCGAATACTAAAGAGTAACTTGAAACCATCTTCTTAGCAACCCTTCCAATTTGTGGCCATGAGTGTATCGCAAAGAGCAGAtgcgatttttatttttattttattaaaacagtGCAGAAAATATATGGTCTATGTGTAATTAATCTCTCAAATAAAACATTATCtccttttattattgtttttaatttgttataaaaGTTTTTCGTATTAAAAACGAAATGAGCATTACAAGGAAAAGGTTTTAATATAAAGGTAAGAAAAGAGCCACCTCGAAACAATAACATGTGAAGCAACAACGGAAGAGAAGACACAGAagatgaaagaaagaaacagagagCTACTACAATTAAAGACCATAACATAATCTCACTAGATCTTCACCAACAGTTCTTAAGCGCCAAAGGTTTCTCCTTAAGCACCGAATGATTTTCTGAACCAAAACATCCCCCGAAATGGTAACACCATTGAGGAAACACTATTACGCTCCTTCCAAATTTCATAAACTATTGCGTTCCAATCCTGTAAAATAGCAAGAGAAGTAATGCTCTTATCATGTGAAGAGATCAGCCATTAAAACACACCATACCACGACCTTGGGATTGCATGAGAGGCAAGCCTTTGAACCAGTAAAGACCAACATTCCAAAGAGGAAGGACCATCAAAAACAAATGATACCTGAAAAACATAGAACGATGGTTTATGAAATATTTCAGGCAAAGGGCAATTCCACAATCGATATCCTTTATTAGAAATCTCTTGAACAATATTGCAAGGTTTGATCTGAAGTTTATGTGACAACACACACATGTTTCACCACTGACACATTCCAAACTACTCAAGGATTTCTCACACAACAAACGTTGCGTCTCACACCAGATATCTCTCACAAACCAATTGCTTCAAGGTccaatattttttagattacaatctctctctttttgtctGAATGATACATCTCATCTCATCCTGGCACCTGCAGTCACAACACATAACACAAATGCAAACcacaaaaaattctaaaagaaaacTGGATCACATTATATAAAGTGATTTAAGGTTTTGAAACAACCAACAATCGTCttgaaatcaaaataaaaaattgaccAAGACATCCGACACGACCATAAGTCCATATCTCGCATAAGTAAAATGAACATTTAGACAAAATACAACCAATCACTGATCTTTACTCAttgtcatcatcttcttcttcatcttcagcaTTGATGATTTCTCCCCGTGGAACATAGTTTTCAAGAGATGTGTCTCCGCAATCTGAAAGCTTGATCAATGATACTACATCACATGTTGAGGAGTCACCAAGCTTAACGTTCCTGAGGCAGACGCCACGTGTGTACTAGTCTCTGCATTTTGATGGACAATGTACTAAAACCTTGTTTACACTAATCAATAGTGACAAGCCTTCCTTTTCATAGTGGGGCTTTCAGCTTGATCAAACTCATAGACATTTTATTTACCTCCTGAGTAATCACCTGTCATAAGCATGCCCACGCCATATCATGACCATGGGACATATCGACGAGTATATCACACTACAAATTCTCATTCATTCTCCAGGTTATATATCTCCATTCTGGTTATGAGTCCCTTTTAGGCCACTGCCCATACACTGAAACACTACCAGCAAGTCAGTTTGACTGCACAGTCCTTGGCATCTTCTATTATAGACGAGACGCTAAGCCGACAAGGAACATGCTGCCATGGCACAACTCAAGGAGCCCTATGAAGGAAATCGTGTTTTCCCACCGTCAAACATGAACCGAAAAATTAGGGACAAACTTGTGACAACCCGCCCCGCTCACTCGGAACTCGGAACCCGGTTCACGGCCCTGCAGGACATCGACCCTAACTTCTCACATGTGAGCCTTCACTGATTTCTCCATGTAGGTTATTGATGTGCGTGGCGTTCCTCGAACCCAAGACCTAACCCTTTAACAACACTCTCACAGGACGAGTTGTCACCAATTGATCTGCAGATCTTGTGGGAGtattgttaaagggtgaggtcttGAGTTCGAGGAACGCCAATCGCATCAATAACTTACATAGGGAAGTCAGTGAGGACTACATGTGAGGGATTAGGGTCGGTGTCGTGCAGTACTGTGAACCGGATTCCGAGTGAGCAGGACGGGTTGTCACAAAACTATTGGAATAACCTAAGAACAGTCCCACAGGTTAAGAGAAGAACGCCAACCCCCAACCTCCTGCTTCCAGGTCAAGCGATTCTTCTTGCCCAAAGATAAATAGGAATATTCCTTAAGCTAAGATAATCAATTTAGTTAAGAAGAATCTTACTAAATCTAAGGAaagaagaaatattttaatatctaaGGTTATTTTCAtgagaaatgaaaatatttattatctaaAGATATACATGaatgtttcttaattttaataaaGACTAGAGATTGATCCGCGTATCCGCACGGGTAttggtttttacatttttatatgttgataatttttttcataattagtgttatatattttagatgagtcgtaatataattaattgtattcaaaagacctGGACCGAATTgggtaatatggttatttttggtacaaatatccaaaccgtttcagatacatttttaggttaatataCATCAGAACTGAATTCATCCAGACCCAGAAGAATCCAACTCAAAgctcacacataaatttataatattcaagctcttaatttcaaaaacaaaaaaataacaatgcctgaaaaaaaaacaatctgtACCTAAATGGATAGTCAATGTTCATGTCTAATTGATgttataaactaaataaaatgattatttctatgtgtttaactaaattaattgaaatagaaagagttttttttatttagtaaaataattatatagattaaaaaattaagtgataataaatgtaatacatttttattattttgatttaagttattattttattcactaaaacatgttttgaattatattttcGGTTACGTAATTTTCCACCGATTGAaactaacatataaaaaagagttttagtaaaacaaactaaaccgaatGTTTAACCATATGTAAAACccagttattttttattttattattggcacaaagttaatgatgattaactaataaataaaaacctgcattattattatcatgaaaatataattaataatgctATGTAAtgttaaggtaatataattaatgaaattgttaaactgagttaaatatgaaaatacaattaatgtagTTCTATTCATGAAACTACTAAAAGGACActataattcatttttttctactGTTATTTATctttccaaacaattttcatcaatatttccaaggaaaattgtcaaaaatacaattttcaaagCACCATTTTTCaagtttacactaaccacttttacacTAATCTTTAATGAAtgataaaagacatttataatcttttaattaactttgacaaaaaaaaacatatggttaactaatctaaacttaaaacatcaactataaactctaaatcatcaactctaaaccttaaaccatcGAATATCAACTCtcaaccctaaatcatcaaacatcaactctaaaccttaaaccccgaaacatcaactctaaaccctaaaccctaaaccctaaaacatcaactctaaaccctaaacataaaccctaaaccctaaatctaaacttaaaacatcaactttaaaacctaaatcatcaactctaaaccctaaaccatgaaacatcaactctaaaccctaaaccccgaaacatcaactctaaaccctaaaccccgaaacatcaactctaaaccctaaaccctaaaccttcaaatctaaactctaaaacttcaactctaaaccctaaacgtaaaccctaaaccctatatattttgaaattcgaaccctaaaccctaaaaccctaaaccttcgaatctaaaccctaaaacatcaactctaaaccctaaacgtaaaccctaaaccctaaaaccctaaaccttcaaatctaaaccctaaaacatcaactctagggttttaggttttagggtttagggtttagggtttagggtttagagtttagggtttagagttgaaggtttagggtttagggtttagagctgatgttttagggtttaggataagttttttagggtttatagtttagagtttactttttagagtttagggtttagtgttaatagtttagggtttagtgttgttggtttagggtttagggtttagagttgatgttttagggtttagagttgaaggtttagggtttaggattttgagttgatgtttcggggtttagggtttagagttgatgtttcatggtttagggtttgtatttcaaaaaaaaatagggtttagaattgatggtttcgggtttagggttcgtatttaaaaataataggtttaggattgatggtttagggtttagagttgagttttagggtttagagtttgaatttcgaaatagtataatttcaaaaaaaataaaaaaattatttttattttgttagatttttatttatttaaatatttatttattatatatataaagaacaagagcataaaagttttttttcacttaataaagaaggtatttttgaaaatatatttttagtagtggtaaaaataaaaagtagtaCCATGATAGTgataaacatgtaattttcccTATTTCCAAACATTAGCACAAGCTACTTCGGTtttaataatacaaatgtacGACTTCTATTATAAATATAAGGTTGAAAACCCTAAAGAAAGAATGAAAATCGTTTAACTAAAGAGACCATTTATTCGATCCTAGGTAGGAAGATGGACCCGAAAGATCATCTTCATTGACACATCAACAATTGGCTGATCTCTGTGATTACTACGACCCAACCAAGGTCTCTACTCATGATATCACTCCATCGGTCTACCTACTAACGCAGGCCATGATCTCTTCTTCATAAGCAGGATGACATCATGGTCATGAAGCACATCGATGAGTCTTCCATTAGATCCGGCCATTTGCCCTATAGACAGGATGACTCCTATCAACTGCATGACCATGTGCCCATAAGACCACATGGCCATAAGTCAATATGACCATAAGGCTATGCACCCATCCAAGCCATTCACCCACAATGATATTAACTATGGATGGCTCGATCTAAAGTGGAATTACCAGCAAGGATACATAAGAAACTTCCACGTAGAGTGTAGCTATAAATCCAAACATCTTTCGGTACCCAGACGACACTATTGGTAGCAGGAGCCAACAGCTGGAGCATAAAGACCACTTGATCGTCATAAAAGGCAGCCATGAGCCACACACAATCCATCTCTCATGTTGTTATCAAGACAACTAATGATGCATAGATGCACATGTTCATATGCCAGTACACTAAAGACAAGACTTCATGTTTTATCAACAACTAGAACAGGAGAGAGTAATATGACATGTTGTCtcctttttttcttataattccCTAGAGCTAGACTATGAATCATTTGTAtaacttaaaacaaaacaaataaatcatttctatttctattaaatttttgtatttagGTATTGAAATTATTATACTCTTAATTAAGTTAATTCAGTCACTTCACTTGCAAATAagtgtagtttttttttaaaaaaatggtatagttttcaaaatataatctcATTTGATGACATTTTTCCAAATTATCCCAAAAGTATAGCGATAAACTTAAATTTGGTAAAAAGTGGATCATCATAATGGATATATGAACAATTAAGCAAATACACAAACATTTCGTACAGTATGAACCAATTTACTTTGGATAAGTTTCCAAGTTATAATGAGTAATGTTGCCTTTTAACAATGGTGAGTGCAACCTTCATTGTTTCATCGTATTTTGAGTGTTATATAAGCTATGCGGCTTACCTCTTCAAAATTCTAAGTCTCTCTTATTATAAGGTGATTGCTTTAAATTCAGTTTTGCTTGTCCCTAAGTCGAAATAAATTGGTACAAGAGTGGGACTGATGATGGTGGTGCCGAGAAATAGTTTGATGTCGTCGACCCGGTAAACATGAATGGAAACACATTAACATGATGTAATAacgatatattttttaacaaaaaaccaTTGCTTCTCTATCTGTACTAAGATCCTCACTTTAGCTAAGGCTCTCTGAGACAGCCTCCTGGTAGGAGAAACCGAAAGCGGGCAGCATTCTGAATCAAAAACGCAGGCAGATGTACAGCGGATGCAGAAGGCGGGATGGGTCCGATTTTGCTAATCAAATCTTTGAAGCTGTATTCCTCAGGAAGCATGTCAAAGAGATCATATCCTTTACATATGTGTTTCTGTATCCTGGAGTAGTCCAAAAACTCCTTGCGCTTCACTCTATCCGCGTGGCTATACCCTTTCATCTTGAAAACGAACTCGCCGAGACGTCTGAAACAGAAGCTGCAATGCCACCCGGCGTCGGACAGTATCAAGTCCGTCTGTCGTGAGTGACGGTAGTGAGTCCATTTCCGGCTGTATATATGCACAGACGCTCTCCAGCTGCTGTAATCGACCGGGAACTCAAAGGAATACATGTAATCCCTCATCTCCAGATGCATCACATCGGGTATCCCGTCGCACCACTGTAAGAACTTCACGGTGTGAGGACTCGGGATCTCATCTGCATCCGACATTATCACCGCGTCTCCATCGGATACATTAGCTTCTCTGAGGAGCCAGTTCATAGCCACGCGTTGTCGGCCTTCGAGCAAGAAAGGgtcttgttgttgttggtcGTGGTGCAAACGCTTCTTCCCGGGGAAGAC
This genomic stretch from Brassica napus cultivar Da-Ae chromosome C9, Da-Ae, whole genome shotgun sequence harbors:
- the LOC106409859 gene encoding protein RGF1 INDUCIBLE TRANSCRIPTION FACTOR 1-like: MKPAWLDALYAEKFFVGCPYHETAKKNEKNVCCLDCCISLCPHCVPSHRYHRLLQVRRYVYHEVIRLEDLQKLIDCSNVQAYTINSAKVVFIKKRPQNRQFKGAGNYCTSCDRSLQEPFIHCSLGCKVEFVMKRYRDITPFIKPCHTLTLGPDYIIPQDLHADDNMAAYETPRSTVVDGDDSMSWSSTSSELGDAATTTHVVRKKRTGFCFCAKSANSYKAVSEDPDDISNCINRRKGIPQRSPLC
- the LOC106411054 gene encoding beta-1,4-mannosyl-glycoprotein 4-beta-N-acetylglucosaminyltransferase, producing the protein MKSLRKPPRKLVLLPTLVILSSTCLFGILTNLQTLSYLFRPLWDKPPPPFRRIPHYYAENVSMAHLCNLHGWTPRTEPRRVFDAIIFSNELDLLELRWQELGPYVSKFVILESNTTFTGIPKPLFFDSNRERFAFAEGKIVHGVFPGKKRLHHDQQQQDPFLLEGRQRVAMNWLLREANVSDGDAVIMSDADEIPSPHTVKFLQWCDGIPDVMHLEMRDYMYSFEFPVDYSSWRASVHIYSRKWTHYRHSRQTDLILSDAGWHCSFCFRRLGEFVFKMKGYSHADRVKRKEFLDYSRIQKHICKGYDLFDMLPEEYSFKDLISKIGPIPPSASAVHLPAFLIQNAARFRFLLPGGCLREP